A window of Diorhabda carinulata isolate Delta chromosome 7, icDioCari1.1, whole genome shotgun sequence contains these coding sequences:
- the LOC130896239 gene encoding protein obstructor-E-like has translation MKFLVFICVCVAAANAQFKCPAKDGQYPDPIQCDKYYECEDGIAKAKLCPDGLVFDPEIRKRNKCDQPFNVDCGDREELQPPQPKGVCPRLNGFFAHEDPTVCNKFHNCIQGESTEMTCTSGLYFDEFTGLCVWPETIDRKGCTNQGNILKDGFQCPKESQKDANGNLVVHPKYPHATDCQRFYVCLNGVEPRDLGCQVGEVYNDVSQRCDAPENVPGCEDWYQSEDGPASPKSTKSKSK, from the exons ATGAAATTCCTAGTTTTTATATGTGTCTGTGTTGCTGCAGCTA atgCTCAATTCAAATGCCCTGCTAAAGACGGTCAATACCCCGATCCTATTCAATGTGATAAATACTACGAATGTGAAGATGGCATCGCCAAAGCGAAACTTTGTCCCGATGGATTAGTTTTCGATCCAGAAATCAGAAAAAGGAATAAATGTGATCAACCCTTCAATGTCGATTGTGGAGATAGAGAAGAATTAC aacCTCCTCAACCCAAGGGAGTTTGTCCAAGACTTAACGGATTCTTTGCTCACGAAGATCCCACTGTATGCAATAAGTTCCACAATTGTATTCAAGGTGAAAGTACTGAAATGACTTGTACGTCAGGATTATACTTCGATGAATTCACTGGTCTTTGCGTATGGCCTGAAACTATTGACAGGAAAGGATGTACGAATCAAGGAA ATATCCTTAAAGATGGTTTCCAATGTCCAAAAGAAAGTCAAAAGGACGCTAACGGAAATCTTGTAGTTCATCCCAAATATCCACATGCTACTGATTGCCAAAGATTCTACGTCTGTTTAAATGGTGTCGAACCCAGAGATTTGGGTTGTCAAGTTGGAGAAGTTTACAATGACGTTAGTCAAAGATGCGATGCTCCCGAAAACGTACCCGGATG tgaaGACTGGTATCAAAGCGAAGATGGACCCGCATCGCCAAAATCTACgaaatctaaatctaaatag